Below is a genomic region from Thermomicrobiales bacterium.
ATCCTTGAGGTTCGCCATCAGGTAGTTGGCGGCCAGTACGGCGTCCTCACTGATGCGCCGCAGACCCTCCGCGCCGTGCATGCGGATGTAGGTGTAGGCGCGGACGTGCATGCCGAAGTTGCCGTAGAAGCCATGAACCTTGCCGACTGAATGCTCGGGTGACTCGAACCCATAGCTGCCGTCGTCGTTCTTGACCACGATCGGATCCGGCAGGAACTGCTCCAGACCGGCGCGAACGCCGACCGGGCCTGACCCTGGGCCACCACCGCCGTGGGGCGTTGAGAAGGTCTTGTGCAGGTTGAAGTGCATGATGTCCATACCGAGGTCGCCCGGGCGAACCATGCCGAGAATGGCGTTGAAATTCGCGCCGTCGTTGTAGACCAGCCCGCCAGCATTGTGGACAGCATCAACGATCTCGCGGACATTCTCGTCCCACAGGCCGAGCGTGTTCGGGTTGGTGATCATCAGCAGTGCAGTGTTCGGGCCAACCAGCTCCTTGAGCTTTTCGACATCGCAGTTGCCCCGATCATCGGACGGCACGGTCACAACCTTGAAGCCGGCCATTGCGGCGGTCGCCGGGTTGGTGCCGTGGGCCGAGTCCGGAACGAGCACCGTATCGCGCTCGTGGTCTCCACGCGAGGCGTGGTAAGCCCGCGCGACGAGGACGCCGGTCAGCTCACCGTGAGCGCCCGCAGCTGGTTGGAGCGTCACCGTCTCGAAACCTGAGATCTCGGCGAGGTAGCTGCGCAGCTCGTCCATCAGCTCCAGCGCGCCCTGAACCGTCTCCGGCTCCTGGAGCGGATGGATGGCGGCAAAGCCGGGCATGCGTGCCGCAATCTCGTTAATCTTCGAGTTGTATTTCATCGTGCAGGAGCCGAGGGGATAGAAATTGATGTCGATCGCGTGGTTCTTCTGCGACATGCGCGTGAAGTGGCGAATGACATCGATCTCGCTCACCTCAGGAAGGGCAAGCTCATCGCGGCAAAGGTCTGCCGGTATCTCCGTCTCGGGAACATCGACAGCCGGAACCGTTGTGCCACGACGTCCCGGCTTGCTCAGCTCAAAGATCAGCGGCTCTACCGCCATATTCCACCCCACCTGACCTTCTGCCGCATGTTGACGCGGAAAACAAACAATCTATCGTCCATACAAATGGCAGCATAACATCCCCCGCCGACACCTCACAACCGCCCCCAGCTATCGACACCCCTGATAGAATCCTGGCTGGGTTCATTGATGGCGCGTGCGCCCCAAGTCGACTTCTTCGACGTTCCCAATACAGCACATCATCAGCATGCCAGGGAGTCTCACGAAATGGCGAAAGCGTTCTACTACGGCGGGCAGGCGGTCATGGAAGGCGTCATGATGCGCGGCCGCTCGTCGATGGCGGTCGGCGTCCGCACGCCGGAAGGCGAGATCGTCGTCTGGGAAGAGCCGATCGAGCCCGGACCGGTCGTCCGATCAGTGCGGAATATCCCACTGCTGCGCGGCGCGGTCGTCCTCTGGGACACGATGCT
It encodes:
- the gcvPB gene encoding aminomethyl-transferring glycine dehydrogenase subunit GcvPB; its protein translation is MAVEPLIFELSKPGRRGTTVPAVDVPETEIPADLCRDELALPEVSEIDVIRHFTRMSQKNHAIDINFYPLGSCTMKYNSKINEIAARMPGFAAIHPLQEPETVQGALELMDELRSYLAEISGFETVTLQPAAGAHGELTGVLVARAYHASRGDHERDTVLVPDSAHGTNPATAAMAGFKVVTVPSDDRGNCDVEKLKELVGPNTALLMITNPNTLGLWDENVREIVDAVHNAGGLVYNDGANFNAILGMVRPGDLGMDIMHFNLHKTFSTPHGGGGPGSGPVGVRAGLEQFLPDPIVVKNDDGSYGFESPEHSVGKVHGFYGNFGMHVRAYTYIRMHGAEGLRRISEDAVLAANYLMANLKDRYEVAYDRPCMHEFVATARHQKAEYGVRTLDIAKRLLDFGIHPPTTYFPLIVEEALMIEPTETESIETLDEFIAAMRQIDDEIKADAEFVKHAPHTTEYKRLDEVRANRELNLRWTPENAPEMERAAAD